TAGAAACAGCTCCTAATTTGATTAAAACATGGAAAAACATGTATAAAGAGTTTGGAGCTCACAGGATACGCTGGACAACATCCAACGAAGTTTCAATGGGTCCAATAAAGTCTGAACTTACTCCAACAAAGAATGAACATCAATATGAAAAGTGGGACGTTATAATAAGCCTTTCAGGATTCACTGCAGATGCAACCCATGTTATTTTCAGTAAATCTAAGCATAAAGCAGTTTACGGATCTCCTGAAGAAAACAGGGGAATATTCGCCAGAGTTATTGGTGGAAAAAGGACTCTATATAATATTACTGATGATGACTTAATAAAAGAGGTTAAACCTGTTATAGAAAGAAGCAGCACAGTTAAAAGTGCTACGATAACTGATCTAGAAACGATGGTAACTGAAGGAAATGAAATATTTACTTATGTGCTTGTTAAAACCGAATTTAAATCACCAGATTCTGCAGAACACTTCTTTGCATTGTCACAATCCGGTAAAATTCATGTAGATTATGATTCAAACTCCTTTGTGGGATTTTACAAATTACAGGGGCTTCAAAAAAGAACTGAATTCATTGATCAAAGAAGAAGAGGCACCGTAACTCTTAGAAATAGCGGCAAGGGAGTTGGCCGCGTTTATATTTACAGGGAGGACCGTGTCTCAACCCCATCCCATACAGTAATAGGGCATGTTGAAAAGGGGATGCAGCTTTTAGATATAGCCAGTACTGGAGATTATATCACATTTAAATCTGACCCTGAAAGAATAATGACCCTTTCCATGACCCAGGAGGAAGCAGAAAAATATTTATCCTCAAAAGGGGTGGAACATATACGTGAAGGACTAAAAAATGATGATGCGATAATTGTAAGGCAGGAACCAGGATTTACAATGGATATAATCAAAGAAGGAAAAGTTAAAACTCTTGGAATAAACAAAGATGAAATAATTTATATTGATATAGATGACATGGCTCCCCGGTCTTCATGGTATTTCAAGAAACTTACAGGCCTTGTAGATTCACCAATAGGATCCCTTAAAGTTCATTTCGCATTTCCTGGAATGAAAGTAATGATGTTTGAGGG
This window of the Methanobacterium sp. genome carries:
- a CDS encoding methanogenesis marker 3 protein produces the protein MFVRVNSEEIELPEGSTIRDAIETAKAPYMDGCVLGVVKGKEEIERHVNKYKIKTTRGSIIIELLETAPNLIKTWKNMYKEFGAHRIRWTTSNEVSMGPIKSELTPTKNEHQYEKWDVIISLSGFTADATHVIFSKSKHKAVYGSPEENRGIFARVIGGKRTLYNITDDDLIKEVKPVIERSSTVKSATITDLETMVTEGNEIFTYVLVKTEFKSPDSAEHFFALSQSGKIHVDYDSNSFVGFYKLQGLQKRTEFIDQRRRGTVTLRNSGKGVGRVYIYREDRVSTPSHTVIGHVEKGMQLLDIASTGDYITFKSDPERIMTLSMTQEEAEKYLSSKGVEHIREGLKNDDAIIVRQEPGFTMDIIKEGKVKTLGINKDEIIYIDIDDMAPRSSWYFKKLTGLVDSPIGSLKVHFAFPGMKVMMFEGRSKDARGLIPENIPSKCITAGQIGITNMSRRHVGMVGVRFEDNDEFGPTGEPFDGTNVVGMVVKGLENLEKFKEGDIVYVARS